The genomic window AGGAGGACCAGGGCTGCGCGCGCACCGAGCTCACCCTGGCCACGCGCGACCCCGGGTTCCGGGCCGCGCTCGCCAGGGGCGACGCGAACGGCGTGCAGCCGCTGGTGGCCGCGCTGGGCAAGCTCGATCTCGACACCCTCGTAGTCGTGAGCGACGCGCAGGGCAAGGTGCTCGCGGCGTCGGGCGAGCCGGGCCGCGCGCCCAAGCAGCTCGCGAACCTCGGCGCGCTCTGGCACGGCGCGCTCGTCCAGGGCCTGTTCCCGCTCGAGCTCGGCGCCGGCCAGGGCTACGCGCTCGTCGACGCCGCGCCGGTCATCGAGAACGGCGCCCAGGTCGGCGCGCTCGCGCTGGTCACGCCCATCGACGCCGACTACCTCGAGCACATCGAGACCAAGGTGAACGCCGACCTGGCGGTGAAGGTGAACGAGAAGCTCGTCGCCAGCTGCCCGGGCCATCCGGATCCAGAGCTGGAGTCGCACCAGGACGAGGCGGTGCTGGAGTCGTCGGGCGACAAGCTCTACGCGCTCAAGACCTTCAAGCCGCAGAAGCTCCAGGGGCCGAACATGCTCGTGGAGCTCACCGCCTCGCGCGACGTCACCGCGCTCCGCGACGAGGCCCACAAAGATCTCTGGCGCTCCATCGAAGTGCTCGCGGGCGTGCTGGCCGTCGTCCTCATCATCGCCCTGCGCTTCGCGTCGCGCATGGGCCGCGCGGTGCGGAACCTCTCCAGTGCCGCCGGATCGGTGAAGGGCGGCAAGTACGTCACAGTGCCCGAGGTGAAGACGCACGATGAGCTGGAGACGCTGGCCACCGACTTCAACGCCATGGTCGCGGGCTTGAAAGAACGCGACCAGCTCCGGGATACGTTCGGCCGCTACGTCACCCGGCAGATCGCCGACCACCTGTTGGCGGGCAAGGTCGCGCTCGGCGGCGAGCTGGTGCCGGTGACGGTGCTCTTCTCCGACATCCGCTCGTTCACCAGCATCAGCGAGCGCATGGAGCCGCGCGCGCTGCTCGACTTCTTGAACGAGTACTTCAGCGGCATGGTCGAGAGCGTGATGCAGCACCACGGCGTGGTCGACAAGTTCATCGGCGACGCGATCATGGCCGTGTTCGGCGCGCCCGTTCCGCACCCGGACGATCCCTTGCACGCCATCCAGGCCGCCCTGGAGATGCGCGCGCGCCTGCAGAAGATCAACGTGGCCTTCAAGGCGCGCGGGCTGCCGGAGATCCGCACCGGCATTGGCATCCACTCCGGGCAGGTCGTGGCCGGCAACATGGGCCACGAGCAGCGCATGGAGTACACGGTCATCGGCGACGCGGTGAACCTCGCCTCGCGCCTGGAGAGCATGACCAAGGAGCTCCACGCCGACGTGATCCTCAGCGAGGACCTCTACAAGCAGGTGGAGGCCAGCGTGGAGGTGGAGCCGCTCCACAAGATCAAGGTGAAGGGCCGCGAGCAGGAGGTGATGGTCTACAAGCTGCTCGGCCTGAAGGGCGAAGTGCCGCCCTACGTGAAGCCGCCCGAAAAGGGCGCGGCCTGAACGAAGCGCGCGGTTTTCGTGGAAGCGCGCCAGCGTGTTTGTGAGACTTCCCGCAGCTCGGGAGGTCCTTCATGGACATGGAATATCGACGGCTGGGCCGCAGCGGCCTCAAGGTGAGCGCGCTCTCCTTCGGCGCGTGGGTAACATTCGCCGGCCAGCTCAGCGACGACGACGCCAGGAAGTGCATGGCCGCCGCCTACGACTCCGGCGTGAACTTCTTCGACAACGCCGAGGCCTACGCCCGCGGCAAGGCCGAGGAGCAGATGGGCCGCGCGCTCAAGGCGCTCGGCTGGCGGCGCGAGAGCTACGTGCTCTCCACCAAGATCTTCTGGGGCGGCGAGGGGCCCAACGATCGCGGGCTCTCGCACAAGCACGTCATCGAGGGCGTGAACGCGGCGCTCAAGCGGCTCGGCGTGGAGTACGTGGACCTCTGCTTCTGCCACCGGCCGGATCCGGAGACGCCCATCGAAGAGACCGTGCGCGCCATGGACATCCTCGTGCGCCAGGGGAAGGTCTTCTATTGGGGCACGAGCGAGTGGAGCGCCGCGGAGATCGCCCTCGCCGACGGCGCGGCCCAGCGCTGCGGCCTGGCGCGGCCGGCGATGGAGCAGCCGCAGTACAACATGCTCGTCCGCGACCGCTTCGAGAAGGAGTACACGCCCATCTTCCGCGACCTGGGGATCGGGACCACGGTGTGGAGCCCGCTCGCGTCGGGGCTGCTCTCGGGAAAGTACGACTCGGGCATTCCCAAGGACAGCCGGCTCGCGCTCAGCGACTACGCCTGGCTCAAGGACGTGGTGCTCGCCAACGAGAAGCTGGAGAAGGTGCGCCGCCTGGCGCCACTGGCGAAGGAGCTGGGCGCGACCCGAGCACAGCTCGCGCTGGCGTGGTGCTTGAAGAACCCGAACGTGTCGAGCGTGATCACCGGCGCGAGCAAGCTCGAGCAGGTGCAGGAGAACATGAAGGCGCTCGAGGTGCTGCCCAAGCTGAACGAAGAGGTGATGAAGGACATCGAGTCGATCTTGGGCAACGACCCGAACGCGGATGAGGACGAGGACTGACCGTCACGAGCCGATGCGCCCGCTCTCTTCGCAGGCGCATCGACCGCCGCGAATCCGCTAGCGCTTGATGCCGTTGATGCGGTCCGACTCCTTCTGCGTGAGCGCCGCGAACTTCGCGTGCATCTCCGGCTGGAACTTGGGGTTGGGCTGCCCAAGGATGGTCGGCGCACCGACGATGGGCGTCCAGTAGCCCTCGCACTCGAGCCAGGCCTGGTGGTGCGTGCCGTTGTTGGCGAGCACCAGGTGGTGGTTCATGGGCTTGCCGTCCGGGCCCTTCTGGAACGCCATCTCGGCGTGCACCTTCGCGTAGAACTCGAGCGTGCAAGGCGCCTTGCCGCCGCGCGCCTTCGCCTGCGCCGCCTGGTACAGCGGCATGAACGCCATCGCCGTCTTCCCCATGTCGGCCGGGTCGCTCATCTTCTTGGTGAAGCCCGTCTTCGACTCGAGCCACTCCGCCGGGGAGACGCCGTTCGCCTCGGCGATCGCGTTCTCCTTGGCGACGTCGCCGCCGGTGTCGGCCATCAGCGCGCAGAGGTCGGCGTATTTCTCGATCGTGATCATTGTGCGTGCCCCGTGGAAGAAGCGTCGACGCTAGCGCATCCCGCAATCCACGCGCCGTGACTTTCGTCATGCATTTGGGAACGAGATTCCGTCCCGTTCAGAACACCCAGCCCGCCGTGAGCTTCGCGAGGAACTCGAACGAGACGTGTCCGTCGGCGGCCTCGAAGGGAATTCCGCCGCCGAGCACCAGCCGCAGCGAGAGCTTGCTCACGGGCACGAGCGTGTAGCCGCCCATCGCGTACGCGCCAACGCCTGCAGGCGCGGGACGAAGCGGGTTGTGCTCGCCGTAGAAGAGCCCGCCCTCGGCGACCAGGCCCGATGCGTCGAGCGGGTTCACTGGGGCGTGGGCGTGAGCGGCGGCTACGTTCCGTACGCCCAGCCGACGCGTGCAGCGAACGACGCGCTCGGCGATTCCGCGCGCGCCGAGGACGCCATGAGCAACGCGAGCAGCGTCAGCGCGGGTGCGAACCGGTTCATGCGCGCATCGCATCACGGCTGGCGAAAGCGGGCCACGGAATGCACGTTCCACGCCGTGCTACCGTCGACGCATGACGCGACGACTCCTGCTCTTCGCGACGCTCCTCGCAGGCTGCAGCTCCGCGACTATCAGCTCCTCGAGCGGAAGCACGAGCGGCGGCACAACGGCCACCGGAACTTCGGGCAGCTCCGCTGCCAGCACCAGCGGCACCTCGAGCTCATCGACGACTTCGTCGAGCTCGAGCACCTCGTCGACAACCGGCAGCAGCGGCCCGGCGACGCTCTCCTCGCGCTACCCCGGTGACGTGGGCATGGATTCGGATCCCGCCGTCATCTGGCATGAGGATTTCGAAGAAGGTTCCGTCGCGTCTGTCGTGGCGCGCTACGACAGCCACAGCAACGACCCCGGCATGCAGCTCGTCGCCGACGTTCCCCCTCGCAGCTCGGGGACCAACTCCATCAAGTGGACCGCCGGCGGCTCCGGCGCGAACGCCACCGACGTCTTCAAGCAACTTCCTGATCACGACGAGGTCTGGGCGCGTTGGTACGCGAAGTATCAAGCGGGCATCCCGTGGCATCACACGGGCGTCTGGATGGGTGGATACAACCCGTCCGAGACCTACCCGAATCCGCAAGCCGGCCTTCAGCCTGCAGGCGACGATCGCTTCTCGGTCGCCATCGAGCCGGTCTTCAACGTGGGTGCCGAGCCTCTTCGGCTCGATTTCTACAATTACTGGATGACGATGCACTCGTGGATGGCCACGCCGGATCCGTCGACGGGTACGGCGTACTATGGAAACTCTTTAGTTCATCAGAATGCGTTCACGGTCGACGAAGGCCAATGGATGTGCATCGAGGTGCACATCAAGCTGAACACGGATCCTTCGTCGGCCGTGGGTGGCGTGCTCGAAGTTTGGAAGAACGATGCGCTCGTGCAGACGTTCGGCGAGCAAGGCGCGCTCGGCTACTGGCTGCGCGACAAATTCTGTCCGCAGACCGCCGACGGCTCGGAGTGCACCGACTACCCGCCGGCTCCGGGCACGACGATGATCCCGCTCGATCTTCAGTACCGAAGCACGAGCAACCTGCACATCAACGCCTTCTGGCCGCAGAACTACATCACCGACACGACCACCGAAGGCTCTGTGCAGTACGACGACATGGTC from Deltaproteobacteria bacterium includes these protein-coding regions:
- a CDS encoding aldo/keto reductase — encoded protein: MEYRRLGRSGLKVSALSFGAWVTFAGQLSDDDARKCMAAAYDSGVNFFDNAEAYARGKAEEQMGRALKALGWRRESYVLSTKIFWGGEGPNDRGLSHKHVIEGVNAALKRLGVEYVDLCFCHRPDPETPIEETVRAMDILVRQGKVFYWGTSEWSAAEIALADGAAQRCGLARPAMEQPQYNMLVRDRFEKEYTPIFRDLGIGTTVWSPLASGLLSGKYDSGIPKDSRLALSDYAWLKDVVLANEKLEKVRRLAPLAKELGATRAQLALAWCLKNPNVSSVITGASKLEQVQENMKALEVLPKLNEEVMKDIESILGNDPNADEDED
- a CDS encoding adenylate/guanylate cyclase domain-containing protein produces the protein MKTVRAKLVALVLACVLPAVVGAVLRARDAESDLLSQVQRRVDRVGRSFDAEVEEDQGCARTELTLATRDPGFRAALARGDANGVQPLVAALGKLDLDTLVVVSDAQGKVLAASGEPGRAPKQLANLGALWHGALVQGLFPLELGAGQGYALVDAAPVIENGAQVGALALVTPIDADYLEHIETKVNADLAVKVNEKLVASCPGHPDPELESHQDEAVLESSGDKLYALKTFKPQKLQGPNMLVELTASRDVTALRDEAHKDLWRSIEVLAGVLAVVLIIALRFASRMGRAVRNLSSAAGSVKGGKYVTVPEVKTHDELETLATDFNAMVAGLKERDQLRDTFGRYVTRQIADHLLAGKVALGGELVPVTVLFSDIRSFTSISERMEPRALLDFLNEYFSGMVESVMQHHGVVDKFIGDAIMAVFGAPVPHPDDPLHAIQAALEMRARLQKINVAFKARGLPEIRTGIGIHSGQVVAGNMGHEQRMEYTVIGDAVNLASRLESMTKELHADVILSEDLYKQVEASVEVEPLHKIKVKGREQEVMVYKLLGLKGEVPPYVKPPEKGAA